In Burkholderia sp. WP9, a genomic segment contains:
- a CDS encoding alpha/beta hydrolase, with protein sequence MSWQSALACWYLRRQFRPETLKPRINVEKARALTAKRAWSPRVPRGWRLRELYGPGDAPLRGEWIERGDGAQAAQTGTTVLYCHGGGYYFCSPRTHRSITFGLATRADAAVFSLDYRLAPEHRFPAALNDATDAYRQLIGNGIAPESIVIAGDSAGGGLALATLVALRDAGDPMPAGALLFSPWTDLAATGASIRTNDGLDPMFSGPAIALAGKVYLGDTPATHPHASPVYANLNGLPPLFIMAGSTEVLLDDSQRVADNARAAGVDCELEVWNKMPHVWPIFAPFIPEGNRALERAATFVRRVTRRASQPSSAMSMV encoded by the coding sequence ATGAGCTGGCAAAGCGCACTCGCGTGCTGGTATTTGCGTAGGCAGTTTCGTCCCGAGACCTTGAAGCCGCGTATCAATGTCGAGAAGGCGCGCGCGTTGACCGCCAAGCGCGCCTGGTCGCCGCGCGTGCCTCGCGGCTGGCGTCTGCGTGAGCTGTACGGCCCGGGCGATGCGCCCTTGCGCGGCGAATGGATCGAGCGCGGCGACGGGGCGCAAGCCGCGCAGACCGGTACAACGGTGCTGTATTGCCACGGCGGCGGCTATTACTTCTGTTCACCGCGTACGCATCGCTCGATCACGTTCGGCCTGGCGACACGCGCCGACGCGGCCGTTTTTTCGCTCGACTATCGTCTCGCGCCGGAGCATCGCTTCCCGGCGGCGTTGAACGATGCAACCGACGCTTATCGTCAGTTGATCGGCAATGGCATTGCGCCCGAGTCGATTGTGATCGCCGGCGATTCGGCGGGCGGCGGCCTCGCGCTCGCTACCCTGGTGGCGCTGCGCGACGCCGGCGACCCCATGCCGGCCGGTGCCTTGCTGTTCTCGCCATGGACCGATCTGGCCGCGACGGGCGCCAGCATCCGCACCAACGACGGTCTCGACCCCATGTTCAGCGGCCCGGCAATCGCGCTGGCGGGAAAGGTTTATCTCGGCGACACGCCGGCCACGCATCCCCATGCCTCTCCCGTTTATGCCAATCTGAACGGCTTGCCCCCGCTCTTCATCATGGCGGGCAGCACCGAGGTGTTGCTCGACGACTCGCAGCGCGTGGCCGACAACGCGCGCGCGGCAGGCGTCGACTGCGAACTCGAAGTGTGGAACAAGATGCCGCACGTCTGGCCGATTTTTGCGCCGTTCATCCCGGAAGGAAATCGCGCGCTCGAGCGCGCCGCCACCTTCGTGCGGCGCGTGACGCGCCGCGCGTCTCAGCCGTCGAGCGCGATGTCGATGGTCTGA
- a CDS encoding amino acid deaminase — protein MKVTNYQGATIDPYSKGLGMVPGTSIQLTDAARLEWNLLNEDVSLPAAVLYADRVEHNLKWMQAFVAEYGVKLAPHGKTTMAPQLFRRQLETGAWGITLATAHQVRAAYHGGVSRVLMANQLVGRRNMMMVAELLSDPDFEFFCLVDSVEGVEQLGEFFKSVNKQLQVLLELGVPGGRTGVRDAAQRNAVLDAIARYPDTLKLAGVELYEGVLKEEPEVREFLQSAVALTRELVEQGRFARTPAVLSGAGSAWYDVVAEEFVKASETGKVEVVLRPGCYLTHDVGIYRKAQTDIFARNPVAKKMGEGLLPALQLWAYVQSIPEPDRAIIGLGKRDSAFDAGMPEPARHYRPGNEAPRDIAASEGWEIFGLMDQHAYLRIPAGADLKVGDMIAFDISHPCLTFDKWRQVLVVDPAYRVTEVIETFF, from the coding sequence ATGAAAGTTACAAACTATCAGGGCGCGACGATTGATCCTTATAGCAAGGGCTTGGGCATGGTTCCGGGCACCAGCATCCAACTCACGGATGCCGCTCGCCTGGAGTGGAACCTGCTGAACGAAGACGTGAGCTTGCCGGCCGCCGTGCTGTATGCCGACCGGGTGGAGCACAACCTGAAATGGATGCAGGCATTCGTCGCCGAATACGGCGTCAAACTCGCGCCGCACGGCAAAACCACCATGGCACCGCAGCTGTTTCGCCGTCAGCTCGAAACCGGCGCGTGGGGTATTACGCTCGCCACCGCGCACCAGGTGCGCGCGGCTTATCACGGCGGCGTCTCGCGCGTGCTGATGGCCAATCAGCTGGTCGGCCGCCGCAACATGATGATGGTCGCCGAGTTGTTGAGCGATCCGGATTTCGAATTCTTCTGCCTCGTCGATTCGGTTGAAGGCGTCGAACAGTTGGGCGAGTTTTTCAAGTCGGTGAACAAGCAGTTGCAGGTGCTGCTCGAACTCGGCGTGCCGGGCGGCCGCACGGGCGTGCGCGATGCCGCGCAGCGCAACGCGGTGCTCGACGCGATTGCACGCTATCCGGACACGCTGAAGCTCGCCGGCGTCGAGTTGTACGAAGGTGTGCTGAAGGAAGAGCCCGAAGTGCGCGAGTTCCTGCAGAGCGCGGTCGCGCTCACGCGCGAGCTCGTCGAGCAAGGGCGTTTTGCGCGTACGCCGGCCGTGCTGTCAGGCGCGGGATCGGCCTGGTACGACGTGGTCGCGGAAGAATTCGTGAAGGCGTCGGAGACCGGCAAGGTCGAGGTGGTGCTGCGTCCGGGCTGCTATCTGACGCACGACGTCGGCATCTATCGCAAGGCGCAGACGGACATCTTCGCGCGCAATCCGGTCGCGAAGAAAATGGGCGAAGGGCTGCTTCCCGCGCTGCAATTGTGGGCGTATGTGCAGTCCATTCCCGAGCCGGATCGCGCGATCATTGGTCTTGGCAAACGCGATTCCGCGTTCGATGCGGGCATGCCGGAACCGGCGCGCCACTATCGTCCGGGTAACGAAGCGCCGCGCGATATCGCGGCAAGCGAAGGCTGGGAGATTTTCGGCCTGATGGATCAGCATGCGTATCTGCGGATTCCCGCTGGCGCCGATCTGAAAGTGGGCGACATGATCGCGTTCGACATCTCGCACCCGTGTCTGACGTTCGACAAATGGCGTCAGGTGTTGGTGGTCGATCCAGCGTATCGCGTCACGGAAGTGATCGAAACGTTCTTCTGA
- a CDS encoding MDR family MFS transporter encodes MAVHTAAHHSSGQVLPFRESLLAMLGISFVTMLVALDQTVVGTALPTIVAELKGFELYAWVATSYLLTSVITVPIFGRLGDYYGRKPFVIASIVVFTGASVLCGAANNMLFLVLARGLQGIGGGMLVGTAFACIPDLFPDSVVRLRWQVLMSSAFGIANAVGPSLGGFLTQYYGWRSVFYVNLPVGLLSLFFVWRFLPHLRHVEHEGKMRLDWPGAVLIAVALGSLQLFVELLPKHGVSFGAAMLLALSVASAYALWQWEKRCPTAILPVDMFRNRSLAALFTLAVLGGFTMFSLLFYAPLLFQGGFGMSPKEAGLVITPLVVFITIGSIANGRIVSRVRNPNLMLYVGFTLLALACLGVVVATRAMPQWLLMSFMVVGGLGLGFVMPNLTIFAQQTAGREHLGIATALLQSLRMIGGMIGTALTGTLVSHMYASGVRSALENDHASQWFADLGDPQILINRDAQTTLLGQLTHAGHNGAMLLESAREALVAAIHLGLAMAAIIAVVSVWQSRRVPPIKLQRKLEPVIHAD; translated from the coding sequence ATGGCTGTCCATACCGCGGCCCACCACTCGAGTGGGCAAGTTTTACCTTTCCGTGAATCATTGCTGGCGATGCTCGGCATCTCCTTCGTCACGATGCTGGTCGCGCTCGACCAGACCGTGGTCGGCACCGCATTGCCCACCATCGTCGCCGAACTCAAGGGTTTCGAGCTGTACGCGTGGGTCGCCACGTCCTATTTGCTGACCTCGGTGATTACCGTGCCGATTTTCGGCCGGCTCGGCGATTACTACGGGCGCAAGCCGTTCGTGATCGCGTCGATCGTCGTGTTCACGGGCGCCTCGGTGCTGTGCGGCGCGGCCAACAATATGCTGTTCCTCGTGCTCGCGCGCGGTTTGCAGGGCATCGGCGGCGGCATGCTGGTCGGCACCGCGTTCGCCTGTATTCCCGATCTGTTTCCCGACTCGGTCGTGCGCCTGCGCTGGCAAGTGTTGATGAGTTCGGCGTTCGGTATTGCCAACGCGGTCGGGCCGTCGCTCGGCGGTTTCCTCACGCAGTATTACGGCTGGCGCTCGGTTTTCTATGTGAATCTGCCCGTCGGTCTGCTGTCGCTGTTTTTCGTCTGGCGTTTCCTGCCACATCTGCGCCATGTCGAACACGAAGGCAAGATGCGGCTCGACTGGCCTGGCGCCGTGTTGATCGCCGTGGCGCTCGGCTCGTTGCAGTTGTTCGTCGAGTTGCTGCCCAAGCATGGCGTGAGCTTCGGTGCGGCCATGCTGCTCGCGTTGAGCGTCGCGTCGGCTTACGCGCTCTGGCAGTGGGAGAAGCGCTGCCCGACGGCGATCCTGCCGGTCGACATGTTCCGCAATCGCAGTCTCGCCGCGCTGTTCACACTGGCCGTGCTGGGCGGCTTCACGATGTTCTCGCTGCTGTTCTATGCGCCGCTGCTGTTCCAGGGCGGCTTTGGCATGTCGCCGAAAGAGGCGGGGCTCGTCATCACGCCGCTCGTCGTATTCATTACGATCGGCAGCATCGCCAATGGGCGCATCGTCTCGCGCGTGCGCAATCCGAATCTGATGCTTTACGTGGGCTTTACGCTGCTCGCACTGGCGTGCCTGGGCGTGGTCGTCGCGACACGCGCCATGCCGCAATGGCTGTTGATGTCGTTCATGGTCGTCGGCGGACTGGGACTCGGTTTCGTCATGCCGAACCTGACGATCTTCGCGCAGCAAACGGCCGGCCGGGAGCACCTCGGCATTGCCACGGCGCTGCTGCAGTCACTGCGCATGATCGGCGGCATGATCGGCACCGCGCTGACCGGCACGCTGGTCAGCCACATGTACGCGAGCGGCGTGCGCAGCGCGCTGGAAAACGATCACGCATCGCAATGGTTCGCGGATCTCGGCGACCCGCAAATTCTCATCAATCGCGACGCGCAAACCACCTTGCTAGGCCAGTTGACGCACGCGGGCCATAACGGCGCGATGTTGCTCGAGAGCGCGCGCGAAGCTCTCGTGGCGGCGATTCATCTGGGTCTGGCCATGGCGGCGATCATCGCCGTGGTGTCGGTCTGGCAAAGCCGCCGTGTGCCGCCGATCAAGCTCCAACGCAAGCTCGAACCCGTGATTCACGCGGACTGA
- a CDS encoding IS5 family transposase, with product MNQLTLAMAVDQCAGFGAQRKPTRREAFLDEMNRIVPWAQLCAVVEPFYPKRGNGRPPIVLERMLRIHFVQHWFNLADLACEEALYDSLSLRRFVGIDLGSETVPDATTLLKFRHLLEEHKLGERIFAEVGQVLQARGAKLKSGTIVDATLIGAPSSTKNKDKARDPEMHQTRKGKQWHFGMKLHIGVDSQSGLAHSAVVTAANVHDKYPLPQLLHGEEQRVYGDSAYASQKALIHGKAPKARDFTNKRTRRKGIVDEVARRKNRNKSKIRARVEHVFAVVKRLWGFTKVRYRGLAKNANRAFVALALANLYMWRGRATAQVRP from the coding sequence ATGAATCAACTGACACTGGCGATGGCTGTCGATCAATGCGCGGGGTTCGGGGCGCAGCGCAAACCAACGCGACGTGAAGCGTTTCTTGATGAGATGAACAGGATCGTGCCTTGGGCGCAACTGTGCGCAGTGGTCGAGCCGTTCTATCCGAAACGTGGCAATGGCCGCCCGCCGATCGTGCTGGAGCGCATGCTGCGGATTCACTTTGTGCAGCACTGGTTCAACCTTGCGGACCTTGCGTGCGAAGAGGCGCTGTACGACAGTCTCAGCCTGCGCCGTTTCGTTGGGATCGACCTTGGCAGCGAAACGGTTCCGGACGCGACCACGCTGCTCAAATTCCGGCATCTGCTGGAAGAGCACAAGCTGGGCGAGCGGATCTTCGCGGAAGTGGGTCAGGTGCTGCAGGCGCGGGGAGCAAAGCTCAAGAGCGGCACGATTGTCGATGCCACACTGATCGGTGCACCCTCGTCGACGAAGAACAAGGACAAGGCGCGTGACCCCGAAATGCATCAGACACGCAAAGGCAAGCAGTGGCATTTCGGCATGAAGCTCCATATCGGCGTGGACAGTCAGAGCGGGCTTGCTCATAGCGCAGTCGTAACGGCGGCGAACGTGCATGACAAGTATCCGCTGCCACAGTTGCTGCACGGTGAGGAGCAACGCGTGTACGGCGACAGCGCATACGCGAGTCAGAAAGCGCTGATCCATGGCAAGGCACCGAAGGCGCGCGACTTCACCAACAAGCGCACGCGCCGCAAGGGCATCGTCGACGAGGTGGCGCGCCGCAAGAATCGCAACAAGTCGAAGATCCGTGCCCGGGTCGAGCATGTGTTCGCGGTCGTGAAGCGGTTGTGGGGCTTCACGAAGGTTCGCTATCGCGGTCTGGCGAAGAACGCCAATCGCGCCTTCGTTGCACTCGCGCTGGCCAATCTGTACATGTGGCGAGGTCGCGCGACGGCACAGGTGCGCCCGTAA
- a CDS encoding EcsC family protein translates to MEPSSLATQSLSDDDLKALRRAKHELESPALAMKLASIVGAPLEKLLSRMPAFANEKVADATELALRKCLAIALRTLGRKDATLALAAPEKPSNLLHKFAVATTGAAGGAFGLFALPVELPVTTTLMFRSICDIARSEGEDLSSIDTQLQCLTVLGMGSTSSADDDADFGYFIMRGALAQAVSKASSEIATKGFTTHGSAALLRLVNTIAARFSVQVSEQIAAKSIPAIGAVLGAMVNTVFIDHFQQVAHAHFTVRRLERQYGQQIVEAAYQTIDIALDG, encoded by the coding sequence ATGGAGCCGAGCTCGCTCGCAACACAATCGTTATCGGACGACGACCTGAAGGCGCTGCGGCGCGCGAAACATGAACTGGAGAGCCCCGCTCTGGCGATGAAACTGGCCAGCATCGTCGGCGCGCCGCTGGAGAAGCTGCTCTCGCGCATGCCGGCGTTCGCCAACGAAAAGGTCGCGGACGCGACCGAACTGGCGTTGCGCAAGTGCCTGGCAATCGCGCTGCGCACGCTGGGGCGCAAGGACGCCACGCTTGCGCTGGCGGCGCCCGAGAAGCCGAGCAATCTGCTTCACAAGTTCGCCGTGGCGACCACCGGCGCGGCCGGCGGCGCATTCGGACTGTTTGCGCTGCCCGTCGAACTGCCGGTCACGACCACGCTGATGTTTCGCTCGATCTGCGACATCGCGCGCAGCGAGGGTGAGGATTTGTCGTCGATCGATACGCAACTGCAGTGTCTGACCGTGCTCGGCATGGGCAGCACATCGAGTGCCGACGACGACGCCGACTTCGGCTACTTCATCATGCGCGGCGCGTTGGCGCAGGCAGTGTCGAAAGCGTCGTCCGAGATCGCCACCAAAGGTTTCACCACGCATGGTTCCGCGGCCTTGCTGCGCCTCGTCAACACGATCGCCGCGCGCTTTTCGGTGCAGGTGAGCGAACAGATCGCCGCCAAGTCGATTCCGGCAATCGGCGCGGTGCTCGGCGCGATGGTCAATACGGTTTTCATCGACCACTTCCAGCAGGTCGCGCATGCGCACTTCACCGTGCGGCGGCTGGAACGGCAATACGGCCAGCAGATAGTCGAGGCCGCCTATCAGACCATCGACATCGCGCTCGACGGCTGA
- a CDS encoding CHRD domain-containing protein: MIALRKLNLAMVLWALASGVAFADTVALKADLEPSSEVPPRVSHGHGMLNATFDTSTKSLQWTVTYEGLSGPATAAHFHGPAPVGQNAKVQVPIDKGALASPIKGSAALTEQQVTDLMAGQWYFNVHTAQNPMGEIRGQVLPAN, encoded by the coding sequence ATGATTGCGCTTCGAAAACTGAATCTCGCTATGGTGTTGTGGGCGTTGGCGTCGGGCGTCGCCTTCGCCGATACGGTGGCCTTGAAGGCGGATCTCGAACCGTCGAGCGAAGTGCCTCCTCGCGTGAGCCACGGACACGGCATGTTGAACGCCACCTTCGACACCTCGACCAAATCCCTGCAATGGACGGTCACTTATGAAGGCTTGAGCGGCCCGGCAACCGCCGCGCATTTCCACGGGCCTGCGCCGGTGGGCCAGAACGCCAAGGTTCAGGTGCCGATCGATAAGGGAGCCCTCGCCAGCCCGATCAAAGGGTCGGCGGCGCTCACCGAGCAGCAGGTCACCGATCTGATGGCGGGGCAGTGGTACTTCAACGTTCATACCGCGCAGAACCCGATGGGTGAAATTCGCGGGCAGGTTTTGCCGGCTAACTAA
- a CDS encoding MarR family winged helix-turn-helix transcriptional regulator, whose protein sequence is MEEQDRVAVMQQFGRTYRAFMSAFESHVGHPLPRWRILLALHEQAGESSQKRLVERLRVDPGALTRQLKTLEGLGWIARSMDTRDNRVTNVRLTEAGQSATEASLPRRNAFLHDTMAALPDEALGALSDALKMLEVRIGEVAATAGAAGAAAGDVSQQAAEVVNGEAPRQP, encoded by the coding sequence ATGGAAGAACAGGACCGCGTCGCCGTCATGCAGCAATTCGGCCGCACATATCGGGCGTTCATGTCGGCCTTCGAGTCGCACGTCGGCCACCCGCTGCCGCGCTGGCGCATTCTGCTCGCGCTGCACGAGCAGGCGGGCGAGTCGTCGCAGAAACGGCTGGTGGAGCGCTTGCGTGTCGACCCGGGCGCGCTGACGCGGCAGTTGAAGACACTGGAAGGTTTGGGCTGGATCGCTCGCAGCATGGACACGCGCGACAATCGCGTGACCAATGTGCGTCTGACCGAAGCGGGGCAGTCGGCGACCGAGGCCAGCTTGCCGCGTCGCAATGCGTTTCTGCACGACACGATGGCTGCGCTGCCGGACGAGGCGCTGGGCGCGCTGTCTGATGCACTGAAGATGCTCGAGGTGAGAATTGGGGAAGTGGCGGCGACAGCCGGCGCTGCGGGAGCCGCCGCCGGCGATGTTTCGCAGCAGGCAGCCGAAGTCGTGAATGGCGAAGCGCCGCGCCAACCTTAA